In Paenibacillus hexagrammi, the following are encoded in one genomic region:
- a CDS encoding ROK family transcriptional regulator, with amino-acid sequence MTNGFKMPNEMSEPLISRIRAGLIMMGSATKAELSQRLGISFPTISKFIAQMEKDGEITYTGDDDSSGGRRAKRYTYDPEYMLGLAIFMEKGDTTYSIFTCMGEVKEHGTKQSVLQQDVQLLSDLIETLIEKYPRLRSIAIGVPGAVNNGRIIHIPSYQSFHDYDLKGELESRFQIPVVIENDMNASVFGYASNFEIENESLVYLYFGQNGAGAGIMINGDVVRGSTFFSGEISFVPQYDELSFMQALRLEEGDIWNVLAGDKQTDAVARLIATFAAILNPRAVVFCDDEVDEALLARIAARSSTYIPKEHLPMLMLSNWRQDYLAGLQHLALNLMITDGC; translated from the coding sequence ATGACGAATGGGTTTAAGATGCCGAATGAAATGAGTGAGCCGTTAATTTCCCGCATTCGTGCGGGTCTCATTATGATGGGAAGCGCCACGAAAGCGGAGCTCAGCCAGCGACTCGGCATTAGCTTTCCGACGATCAGCAAATTTATCGCTCAGATGGAGAAGGACGGTGAAATCACCTACACAGGTGATGACGATTCCAGCGGAGGCAGGAGGGCAAAACGGTACACCTACGACCCGGAATACATGTTGGGACTGGCCATTTTCATGGAGAAGGGCGATACGACTTATTCGATATTTACTTGTATGGGGGAAGTCAAAGAGCACGGAACAAAGCAAAGTGTACTGCAGCAAGATGTACAGCTGCTCTCGGACCTTATTGAGACGCTGATCGAGAAGTACCCCAGGCTTCGCTCTATTGCTATCGGAGTGCCCGGTGCCGTTAACAATGGGAGGATCATCCATATCCCTTCCTATCAGAGTTTTCACGACTATGATTTGAAAGGGGAGCTCGAATCTCGATTTCAAATTCCGGTGGTCATTGAAAATGATATGAATGCATCGGTTTTTGGATATGCGTCGAACTTCGAGATCGAGAATGAATCGCTCGTTTATCTGTATTTCGGTCAGAATGGGGCAGGCGCCGGCATTATGATCAATGGTGATGTCGTCAGAGGCAGTACATTCTTTTCGGGTGAGATTTCTTTTGTACCCCAGTATGATGAACTATCTTTTATGCAAGCACTGCGGCTGGAAGAGGGGGATATCTGGAATGTATTGGCTGGAGACAAACAGACGGACGCTGTTGCCCGTTTGATCGCCACATTCGCAGCTATTCTTAATCCGAGGGCAGTTGTGTTTTGTGATGACGAGGTAGATGAAGCGCTTTTGGCTCGAATCGCAGCTCGCAGCTCGACTTACATTCCGAAGGAACATTTGCCGATGCTCATGTTGAGTAATTGGAGGCAGGACTATTTGGCGGGCTTGCAGCATTTAGCGCTCAATTTGATGATTACGGATGGCTGCTAG
- a CDS encoding sugar O-acetyltransferase, which produces MPTQTEKEKMLNGELYQAGDAELVKDRLNARRLTRLFNQSLETDDEGRKEILRELFGSTGTQYYVEPTFRCDYGYNIHVGENFYANFDCVFLDVCEIRIGDNCFLAPGVHIYTATHPLEAKERISGAEFGKPVTIGNNVWIGGRAVINPGVKIGNNAVIASGAVVTKDVPDHALVGGCPAKVIKFINNDL; this is translated from the coding sequence ATGCCAACACAAACAGAAAAAGAAAAGATGTTAAACGGTGAGCTGTATCAAGCAGGTGATGCGGAGCTAGTGAAGGATCGGTTGAACGCGCGCCGGCTAACACGGTTATTCAATCAGTCGTTGGAAACGGACGATGAAGGAAGGAAAGAAATTTTGCGGGAGCTATTCGGTTCAACTGGAACCCAGTATTACGTAGAGCCAACGTTTCGCTGCGATTATGGTTACAACATCCATGTTGGCGAGAACTTTTATGCGAACTTTGATTGTGTGTTTCTGGATGTGTGTGAGATTCGGATAGGAGACAATTGTTTCTTAGCCCCAGGCGTTCATATTTATACGGCTACGCATCCCTTAGAAGCTAAGGAACGAATATCCGGAGCTGAATTTGGTAAGCCGGTTACCATTGGGAATAACGTCTGGATTGGAGGCAGGGCAGTCATTAACCCTGGTGTGAAAATTGGAAATAACGCGGTGATCGCCTCTGGCGCTGTTGTTACGAAAGACGTCCCTGATCACGCACTCGTAGGCGGTTGCCCGGCTAAGGTTATCAAGTTTATCAATAATGATTTGTAA
- a CDS encoding DinB family protein: MNVESIIRVFGAYSSWVASLETLDERLWLTPVSEGKWSVGQIVSHLLNWDQHHQQQIVSFLRDQGF; the protein is encoded by the coding sequence ATGAACGTGGAATCTATTATTAGGGTATTTGGCGCTTATTCCTCCTGGGTGGCATCGTTGGAAACGTTGGATGAGAGGCTTTGGCTGACACCGGTATCGGAGGGTAAGTGGTCTGTAGGTCAGATCGTTTCGCATCTTCTGAATTGGGATCAGCATCACCAGCAGCAGATTGTATCATTCCTGCGCGACCAGGGTTTTTGA
- a CDS encoding SDR family oxidoreductase: protein MKLSGNTILITGGSAGIGLAFAERFLQAGNTVIICGRRAEVLQQAKEKFPSLITRVSNLDMESERIALFDWVTTNYPEVNVLVNNAGIQQRFNVLKADVKKDWSYFNKELTTNIEAPFHLAMMFAPFFAAKEEATIINVTSGLAFTPFAIAPIYSATKAALHSFTMSLRLQLSDTSVEVIEVAPPAVNTDLGGAGLHTQGEPLDAFADGIFKGLEEGKQEIGYGTSVGRLRMSRDEIDGYAANMYQATKHMIE, encoded by the coding sequence ATGAAGCTTTCAGGTAATACCATTCTTATTACAGGCGGAAGTGCAGGCATCGGGTTAGCTTTTGCGGAGCGCTTCTTACAAGCAGGAAATACCGTCATTATTTGCGGACGCCGCGCGGAAGTGCTGCAACAAGCAAAGGAGAAGTTCCCCAGCCTTATTACCCGTGTAAGTAACTTGGATATGGAATCCGAACGCATTGCCTTGTTTGACTGGGTAACAACGAACTATCCGGAAGTTAATGTGCTGGTGAACAATGCAGGAATTCAGCAGCGTTTCAATGTGTTAAAAGCAGATGTGAAAAAAGATTGGAGTTATTTCAATAAAGAGCTTACGACCAACATCGAAGCTCCTTTCCATCTAGCCATGATGTTTGCTCCCTTCTTTGCAGCCAAAGAAGAGGCGACCATCATCAACGTAACTTCCGGACTAGCCTTTACACCGTTTGCGATCGCACCGATTTATTCAGCGACAAAAGCGGCGCTTCATTCGTTTACCATGAGTCTTCGGCTCCAGCTATCCGATACATCCGTTGAAGTCATCGAAGTTGCTCCTCCTGCTGTGAATACCGACTTAGGCGGCGCAGGGCTGCACACACAAGGTGAACCGCTCGATGCATTTGCTGATGGGATATTCAAGGGATTAGAAGAGGGAAAACAAGAAATCGGTTATGGCACTTCCGTGGGTCGTTTACGCATGTCAAGAGATGAAATCGACGGATACGCGGCAAACATGTATCAGGCAACGAAGCATATGATTGAGTAG
- a CDS encoding TetR/AcrR family transcriptional regulator C-terminal domain-containing protein → MFNNNNDQTPEGTKKRKSSSRLNREDIVTLALHIADTEGIDAVSFRRLAQELGVTPMAIYRHVHNKDDLLDAMTEHMLASFDISAVKETNWRDQVRGLLYALRQVLLIHPSGKTLLSRRSLPATNRLKIFELSLGILRSAGFESREAFYIFEHLLNQVVSLVAAGDGYVQGTEEERSLWGAQLLGFYGNLPQQEYPSLVEAAPNIAASVDKDRHFKFGTDLLVAGVEAMAASVRLNNP, encoded by the coding sequence GTGTTTAACAATAACAATGATCAAACACCTGAAGGTACAAAGAAAAGAAAAAGCTCTAGCCGCCTAAATCGAGAGGACATTGTGACGCTGGCATTACATATTGCGGATACGGAAGGAATCGACGCAGTGAGTTTTCGGCGCTTAGCCCAGGAGCTCGGAGTAACTCCTATGGCCATCTATCGACATGTACACAACAAGGATGATCTTTTAGACGCCATGACCGAGCATATGCTGGCTTCTTTTGATATCTCAGCAGTGAAGGAGACGAATTGGCGGGATCAGGTAAGGGGCTTGCTTTATGCTCTCCGTCAGGTGTTACTTATCCACCCCTCAGGCAAAACACTGCTGTCCAGGCGCTCTCTGCCCGCAACAAACAGGCTCAAAATTTTCGAGTTATCGCTTGGTATCCTTCGCAGCGCCGGGTTCGAGTCCCGGGAAGCGTTCTACATTTTTGAACACCTACTCAATCAAGTGGTATCGTTAGTTGCAGCCGGAGATGGGTACGTACAGGGGACGGAAGAGGAGCGCAGTTTGTGGGGAGCTCAATTGCTGGGATTCTATGGCAACCTTCCGCAGCAGGAATATCCTTCGCTCGTAGAAGCCGCCCCGAATATTGCAGCTAGCGTCGATAAGGACCGTCACTTTAAATTCGGTACTGACCTTTTAGTAGCTGGCGTGGAGGCAATGGCCGCATCCGTACGTTTAAATAATCCATAA
- a CDS encoding MerR family transcriptional regulator: MNYCSISEASARFNIPESTIRYYEKKGLLPLIERNEAGRRLFSENQMALLGTVICLKNTNMPINDIKQYIDWVVEGDSTIELRLTMMETHKQAVLDEIALMTASLEGIDYKIARYTKHIQERKEEPS; this comes from the coding sequence ATGAACTATTGTTCCATTAGCGAAGCATCAGCCAGATTCAATATCCCGGAATCTACCATACGGTACTATGAGAAAAAGGGATTACTGCCGCTGATCGAGCGCAACGAAGCTGGCAGGCGGTTATTTTCAGAAAATCAAATGGCGCTCCTCGGAACGGTGATCTGTTTAAAAAACACGAATATGCCCATAAACGATATCAAACAATATATCGATTGGGTCGTTGAAGGAGACAGCACCATCGAGCTCCGGCTTACCATGATGGAAACTCACAAGCAAGCCGTTTTAGATGAAATTGCTCTGATGACAGCATCCCTAGAAGGAATTGACTACAAGATTGCCCGATACACCAAACATATTCAGGAGAGAAAAGAGGAACCATCATGA
- a CDS encoding Ig-like domain-containing protein — translation MRNQTIKVVALACSLFLLLGCGNYMSATENTHGPLNPPMVTSTPEPSGWIVATTPRNGAVDVNQKTNIAITFAQDMNPDSLNATSILVLDGKHGDSMIQSMFKFRYEKNERRLYLELPEDSGYGSSNGIDVIVSGNIENAQHQKMGADYQFGFSVK, via the coding sequence ATGCGTAATCAAACAATCAAAGTGGTCGCGCTGGCATGTTCTTTGTTTCTGTTACTCGGATGCGGGAATTATATGAGCGCTACGGAAAATACGCATGGCCCTCTGAATCCCCCTATGGTGACGAGTACTCCTGAACCTTCGGGTTGGATCGTGGCAACCACTCCCAGAAATGGTGCGGTTGATGTAAATCAAAAAACAAACATTGCTATTACTTTTGCTCAAGATATGAATCCTGACTCTTTGAATGCAACAAGCATTTTAGTATTAGACGGAAAACATGGGGACAGTATGATTCAATCTATGTTTAAGTTCCGTTACGAAAAAAACGAACGAAGACTTTACCTCGAGCTCCCGGAAGATTCCGGATATGGTTCAAGCAATGGTATTGATGTAATTGTTTCAGGAAATATTGAAAATGCCCAACATCAGAAAATGGGGGCGGATTACCAGTTTGGATTCAGTGTGAAATAA
- a CDS encoding serine hydrolase domain-containing protein produces MKQLRVIHPVSVLLRNKIKRRFTFLVLAIVLILSVGLGLLLYQPLMVASGFASKEICSGTFVSGLDPNQVYADMVQPEGAIGIISRLIHVSVDREEHEVTTTIAGLYKTRAIYGEGTGCVLVYEPEDISLVTAANTASPVGLSNQQAPEIAGPAVVEPKNEQLRAALDHAFAERDQPPYIRTQAIVVVKNGEIVAERYASGIGMDTQLLGFSATKSVTNALIGILVRQGKLNVDQFAPIAAWQNEKDPRHKITIDELLRQTSGLALKQTSSGFDPASRMVFLERDMAGFAENAKLVTTPGSKWAYTDGNYILLSRIIRDTVGGRASDVRQFAQHELFSPLGMNNVTLEFDATGTPNGAASMLASARDWARFGLLYLHDGMAGKERVLPEGWVAYSSSQTLNTGYGAGFWVNLPASGNAPYGLPWGMPHVPRDAFFAMGNMGQHIVIVPSQHLVVVRLGVAHHPDGLVAGADRLVAEVIAALEHEHN; encoded by the coding sequence TTGAAACAACTCCGCGTCATTCATCCAGTGTCGGTACTGCTTAGAAATAAAATCAAACGCAGATTTACTTTTCTTGTACTAGCAATTGTGCTGATTTTATCTGTTGGGTTAGGGCTTCTGCTGTACCAGCCATTGATGGTTGCTTCGGGGTTTGCCAGCAAGGAAATTTGTTCCGGAACCTTTGTTTCAGGCCTTGATCCTAATCAGGTATATGCCGACATGGTCCAGCCTGAAGGAGCGATTGGAATCATTAGCCGTTTGATTCACGTTAGCGTTGACCGTGAAGAACACGAAGTGACAACGACCATTGCGGGCCTTTATAAAACTCGTGCGATATACGGTGAAGGGACAGGTTGCGTGTTGGTGTATGAGCCTGAGGATATCAGTCTGGTCACGGCTGCTAACACTGCTTCCCCAGTTGGTCTGTCGAATCAACAAGCACCCGAAATAGCGGGACCAGCTGTAGTGGAGCCTAAGAACGAACAGCTGCGCGCCGCGCTGGACCATGCTTTTGCCGAGCGCGATCAACCACCTTATATACGAACCCAGGCAATCGTCGTGGTCAAAAATGGGGAAATCGTTGCCGAGCGTTATGCTTCCGGCATAGGGATGGATACTCAACTGCTGGGGTTTTCAGCGACAAAGTCGGTCACTAACGCCCTGATTGGCATTCTAGTCAGGCAGGGGAAATTGAATGTCGACCAATTTGCCCCAATTGCAGCTTGGCAGAATGAAAAGGACCCTCGCCATAAGATTACAATTGATGAATTGTTACGGCAAACAAGCGGCCTTGCTCTTAAGCAGACCAGTTCAGGATTCGACCCCGCATCTAGAATGGTCTTTCTCGAAAGGGACATGGCGGGGTTCGCGGAGAATGCCAAACTAGTTACTACGCCTGGAAGTAAGTGGGCGTACACTGACGGCAACTATATACTTCTCTCGCGTATTATTCGCGACACCGTCGGTGGTCGAGCTTCAGATGTAAGGCAGTTTGCGCAGCATGAACTATTCAGTCCGCTCGGCATGAACAACGTGACGCTGGAGTTTGATGCGACGGGGACACCAAACGGTGCAGCGTCAATGTTAGCCTCCGCGCGTGACTGGGCCCGCTTTGGACTCTTATACTTACATGACGGCATGGCGGGAAAGGAGAGGGTCCTCCCCGAAGGATGGGTTGCATACTCGTCTTCACAGACGCTTAACACCGGCTATGGAGCAGGTTTTTGGGTCAATCTGCCCGCAAGCGGCAATGCGCCGTACGGTCTTCCATGGGGGATGCCCCATGTGCCGCGGGATGCCTTTTTCGCTATGGGAAATATGGGGCAGCATATTGTCATCGTCCCATCCCAGCACTTGGTCGTAGTTCGCTTAGGTGTGGCACATCACCCGGACGGTCTTGTCGCTGGAGCCGATCGGCTGGTTGCCGAGGTGATTGCGGCGCTTGAGCATGAGCACAATTAA
- a CDS encoding OmpL47-type beta-barrel domain-containing protein, translated as MGKMAGWKAKWAKSVLALTVALPVQMAATSGLQQVFAEGPSDPAPFIEAKVVNENAGKKVLFDNTHGQTAGAADWVIDGGFSDFANALAGDGFYVKELRKTAPITLADLSPYNVFVIGEANIPYKPSEQAAMKQYVESGGSIFFIADHYNADRNKNRWDASEVFNGYRRGAWDNPSKGMSAEEAGSSAMQEVASSDWLADNFGVRFRYNALGDINATNIVSPEQSMGITDSVNSVAMHAGATIAIMDPTKAKGIVYLPQTNEAWANAVDQGVYNGGGVAEGPFAAIAKAGAGKAAFIGDSSPVEDASPKYLREENGQKKTTYDGFKEQNDDKLLVNMVNWLAKQESYTSLAQVEGLQLDQPTALLPFEAPEASTEPQAEPWSAPDAGYKWWDRSTFKAGSYGGPAATASAAYGFVHQAQLPNAQDFQVRVTVDNLPPGTTASGYSMGIYLSGGTQVAEVQNDDGSWPTSYGYSSNFSVTSDLNGHAYKDLTVRIKPGTNGAANLRLRQSGSNLKTEAITIANVPAEPLPDEESPIPAAITVAEARSKAEGTLVTLEGVVTTEPGAFGGQAFYLQDATGGIYVFQSQSGFHQGDVVKVTASTALYNTELELSNPVEIAKTGTSNLPAAVPVTAVNDANQGQLVQLSGVTIQNIITASPTGSFEFDAVKDAISNHVRVDGRTGLILSGFPYQEGQVVDLTGVAAIFKGVYQLKPRGLADFHVQADTSAPVTKAELSKAANEQGWIAEPVTLTLTASDEGSGVATTFYSLNGGTEWIPYTGPVTVQTEGSYEISYYSMDAAGNQEAEQSLPIQLDTTSPIANLTQSGKAVHDVPFFGTVRFDLEASDSLSGIAWQELQLDGKVFASGETFRAKQLGLGTHTVQFAVRDAAGNQVSESYTFKVKSIFDIIREILNKWREQDKFKNDGIRTSIESKLTQAEDMYNKGKLAQTIQKLVELQKAVSKEVSKGDLQPDAAKELLDTIMDAIQSGMNE; from the coding sequence ATGGGTAAGATGGCAGGGTGGAAGGCGAAATGGGCAAAATCCGTATTGGCACTAACTGTGGCACTTCCTGTGCAAATGGCGGCGACAAGCGGCTTGCAGCAGGTATTTGCTGAGGGGCCAAGTGATCCGGCTCCATTCATCGAGGCTAAGGTTGTGAATGAGAATGCAGGTAAAAAGGTGCTGTTTGACAATACGCACGGTCAGACGGCAGGTGCCGCGGATTGGGTGATTGACGGCGGCTTTTCCGATTTTGCCAATGCTTTGGCTGGCGATGGTTTTTATGTGAAGGAGCTTCGCAAGACGGCTCCGATTACGCTCGCAGATTTAAGCCCTTATAACGTATTTGTTATCGGTGAGGCCAATATACCGTACAAGCCAAGCGAACAAGCTGCCATGAAGCAGTATGTGGAGAGCGGCGGCAGTATCTTTTTTATTGCGGACCATTATAATGCTGACCGGAACAAAAACCGTTGGGATGCCTCGGAGGTGTTCAATGGATATCGCCGCGGCGCATGGGACAACCCTTCGAAGGGCATGAGTGCGGAGGAAGCCGGATCTTCGGCTATGCAGGAAGTAGCAAGCTCGGACTGGCTGGCCGACAACTTCGGTGTTCGCTTCCGATATAACGCGCTGGGTGATATTAATGCGACGAACATCGTTTCCCCTGAGCAGTCGATGGGCATCACAGATTCGGTAAATAGTGTTGCCATGCATGCGGGCGCAACGATTGCAATTATGGACCCGACGAAAGCCAAAGGTATTGTTTATCTGCCGCAAACCAATGAGGCTTGGGCTAATGCCGTGGATCAAGGTGTATACAATGGCGGCGGAGTTGCGGAAGGACCTTTTGCAGCTATCGCTAAGGCTGGAGCAGGTAAGGCGGCATTCATCGGCGATTCGTCTCCGGTAGAGGACGCGAGTCCCAAGTATTTGAGAGAAGAGAACGGCCAAAAGAAGACAACCTACGATGGCTTCAAGGAACAAAATGACGACAAGCTGCTCGTCAATATGGTGAATTGGCTGGCGAAGCAGGAAAGTTATACGAGCCTTGCTCAAGTAGAGGGCTTGCAGCTGGATCAGCCAACGGCTCTGCTGCCTTTTGAAGCGCCTGAGGCTTCTACGGAGCCTCAAGCGGAGCCGTGGTCCGCTCCCGATGCGGGCTACAAATGGTGGGACCGCAGCACGTTCAAGGCAGGCTCCTACGGCGGCCCGGCAGCGACAGCGAGTGCGGCTTACGGCTTCGTCCATCAGGCGCAGCTGCCGAATGCGCAGGACTTCCAAGTCCGTGTTACGGTGGACAATCTGCCTCCAGGCACGACGGCATCCGGCTATAGCATGGGGATTTATTTGTCCGGGGGTACTCAGGTTGCCGAGGTGCAGAATGATGACGGGTCCTGGCCGACGTCTTACGGCTACAGCAGTAATTTCAGCGTAACCTCGGACCTTAACGGTCATGCTTACAAAGATTTGACGGTTCGCATCAAGCCGGGTACGAACGGAGCGGCGAACCTGCGGTTGAGGCAAAGCGGCAGCAACCTCAAAACAGAAGCGATAACGATCGCCAATGTTCCTGCGGAGCCGCTGCCGGACGAAGAATCGCCGATTCCTGCGGCCATTACGGTAGCGGAAGCGCGCAGTAAGGCGGAAGGCACGCTGGTTACGCTCGAGGGAGTTGTGACGACGGAGCCCGGCGCTTTTGGCGGGCAAGCCTTTTATCTGCAGGATGCTACGGGCGGCATTTATGTATTCCAAAGCCAGAGTGGCTTCCATCAAGGGGATGTTGTGAAGGTTACGGCATCTACCGCGTTATATAATACCGAGTTGGAGCTTTCTAATCCGGTAGAAATTGCGAAGACAGGTACGTCGAATCTGCCTGCTGCAGTTCCGGTTACAGCCGTGAATGATGCGAATCAAGGGCAATTGGTTCAGCTTAGCGGTGTCACCATTCAAAATATCATCACGGCATCGCCGACCGGTTCTTTCGAGTTTGATGCAGTGAAAGATGCGATCAGCAATCATGTTCGCGTGGATGGAAGAACGGGGCTCATTTTGAGTGGATTTCCTTATCAGGAAGGCCAGGTCGTTGACCTTACAGGTGTTGCAGCTATCTTCAAGGGTGTCTATCAATTGAAGCCTAGGGGACTGGCGGATTTCCATGTACAAGCGGATACGTCGGCACCGGTTACAAAAGCGGAATTATCTAAGGCTGCGAATGAGCAGGGATGGATCGCTGAGCCTGTTACTTTGACTTTAACGGCAAGCGATGAAGGAAGTGGAGTGGCTACTACATTCTACAGCTTGAACGGCGGTACAGAATGGATTCCATATACAGGCCCCGTCACTGTGCAGACGGAAGGCTCCTATGAAATCTCCTATTATTCGATGGATGCTGCTGGAAATCAAGAGGCGGAGCAATCGCTGCCTATTCAACTGGATACAACATCACCAATTGCTAACCTAACTCAATCGGGAAAAGCTGTTCACGATGTGCCATTTTTCGGAACGGTGCGCTTTGATCTGGAAGCGTCAGATTCATTATCGGGGATTGCTTGGCAGGAGCTGCAGCTTGACGGTAAAGTCTTTGCATCCGGCGAAACCTTTCGGGCCAAGCAGTTGGGGCTCGGCACCCATACCGTACAGTTTGCTGTGCGGGATGCGGCCGGTAATCAGGTGTCGGAGAGCTACACCTTCAAGGTGAAGTCAATCTTCGACATCATCCGGGAGATTCTAAACAAATGGAGAGAGCAAGACAAATTCAAGAATGACGGAATTCGTACCTCCATCGAAAGCAAGCTCACCCAAGCCGAGGATATGTACAACAAAGGCAAGCTGGCTCAAACGATCCAAAAGCTTGTAGAGCTTCAGAAGGCGGTCAGCAAGGAAGTGTCCAAAGGAGATCTGCAGCCCGATGCAGCTAAAGAACTGCTCGATACCATTATGGATGCGATCCAGAGCGGCATGAACGAATAG
- a CDS encoding Gfo/Idh/MocA family protein, protein MTKVLIVGAGTMGSVHTEAYRNIPEVSWIGIADSDLERARELAALCEGEAFSSMEEAAERHADLDVIDICLPTHLHKEITIRAAGHARAVICEKPLAGNPEDAREMIHICRDRGVRLFVAHVVRFFPAYRMAKQRLQQGAFGEVGMARCSRVGPFPAGWNDWYKDRNRSGGLALDLMIHDLDFLRWCFGEPERVFAQMTPPEADRDYGLATVRFRNGTIAHVESSWAHDEFVTSYEFAGKAGVLEHDSAREVPLVVRTCSAEHERPGVAVPQSPLAVGAYEAELRHFLHCLATGEEPLVTAEDGLKAVEMACAVNRSAATGQPIYLSE, encoded by the coding sequence TTGACAAAAGTATTGATAGTAGGCGCAGGCACAATGGGAAGCGTTCACACGGAAGCATATCGCAACATTCCCGAGGTGTCTTGGATCGGCATTGCTGATTCAGACTTGGAACGTGCAAGGGAGCTTGCCGCTCTGTGCGAAGGAGAAGCTTTCTCGTCCATGGAGGAGGCAGCTGAGAGGCATGCGGATTTGGACGTCATTGACATCTGTTTACCCACACACCTCCATAAAGAAATTACGATCCGGGCGGCTGGGCATGCCCGAGCAGTCATCTGTGAGAAGCCGCTGGCGGGCAATCCAGAAGACGCGCGGGAGATGATCCATATTTGTCGGGATCGGGGCGTAAGACTGTTCGTAGCCCACGTCGTGCGATTCTTCCCAGCGTACCGCATGGCCAAGCAGCGACTCCAACAGGGAGCCTTCGGTGAGGTCGGAATGGCGCGGTGCTCACGGGTCGGACCCTTCCCGGCTGGGTGGAACGATTGGTACAAGGACCGTAATCGAAGTGGTGGGCTTGCCCTGGACTTGATGATCCACGACCTGGACTTCCTGCGGTGGTGCTTCGGAGAGCCGGAGCGGGTTTTTGCCCAAATGACGCCTCCTGAGGCGGACAGGGATTACGGCTTGGCGACGGTTCGTTTCCGTAACGGAACGATCGCACACGTAGAGAGCTCATGGGCGCATGACGAATTTGTGACTTCCTACGAATTCGCGGGTAAAGCCGGTGTGCTCGAGCACGATAGCGCTCGGGAGGTTCCGCTCGTGGTGAGGACCTGTTCCGCCGAACACGAACGGCCTGGCGTGGCGGTGCCGCAGAGCCCGCTTGCCGTCGGAGCGTATGAAGCGGAGCTTCGCCACTTCCTCCATTGCCTTGCTACCGGCGAAGAGCCGCTAGTGACGGCCGAGGACGGCCTCAAGGCAGTGGAGATGGCCTGTGCAGTCAACCGATCCGCCGCAACCGGCCAACCCATTTATCTATCTGAATGA
- a CDS encoding Gfo/Idh/MocA family protein — MLQIGIISFAHMHAYSYADAIRQLPGVTLVCIADEDEARGRAAAEQFGAEWTSDYRELLSRPLDAVIVTSENVRHCEHVLAAAEAGKHVLCEKPLATNEADGLRMIEACRNHGVRLQTAFPVRFVSPVIAAKRAVERGEIGTLLAAKGTNRGKFPSGWFTDPALSGGGALLDHTVHVTDLLRWISGMEVREVYAEAGYGKFADTQIDDCGLLTLTFDNGMFATIDCSWSRNENYPTWGDITLELIGTKGSLTLDAFAQQVRVFEAKGEQWLSWGDNMDLELIRDFTDSLRIGREPSVTGEDGLQAARVAFAAYESVHKGGPIPLKEVAKQIEGAKQHERKEETAE, encoded by the coding sequence ATGCTTCAGATTGGAATCATCAGTTTTGCCCATATGCACGCCTATAGCTATGCGGATGCCATTCGTCAATTGCCGGGCGTCACTTTGGTGTGTATCGCTGATGAAGACGAGGCCAGGGGGCGGGCGGCGGCCGAGCAGTTCGGGGCCGAATGGACGTCCGATTACCGCGAGCTCTTGAGCCGACCTCTCGACGCTGTTATCGTCACGTCGGAGAACGTCCGGCACTGCGAGCACGTCCTGGCGGCAGCAGAGGCTGGCAAGCACGTGCTGTGCGAGAAGCCGCTGGCTACGAACGAAGCGGACGGCCTACGCATGATCGAGGCTTGCCGGAACCACGGTGTTCGTCTGCAGACCGCTTTCCCAGTTCGGTTTGTGTCCCCGGTCATTGCAGCGAAGCGCGCAGTAGAGCGCGGAGAGATTGGGACGCTGCTTGCCGCCAAAGGCACCAATCGCGGTAAGTTCCCCAGCGGCTGGTTCACCGACCCGGCCCTTTCCGGCGGCGGGGCGCTGCTCGATCATACGGTGCACGTCACAGACCTGCTTCGATGGATATCTGGTATGGAGGTCCGCGAGGTGTACGCAGAAGCGGGGTACGGCAAGTTTGCGGATACCCAGATCGATGATTGTGGCTTGCTGACATTGACATTCGATAACGGGATGTTCGCGACGATCGACTGCAGCTGGTCACGCAACGAGAACTACCCGACATGGGGAGATATCACGCTCGAGCTGATCGGGACGAAGGGCTCGCTGACGCTCGACGCCTTCGCTCAGCAGGTTCGCGTATTCGAAGCGAAAGGAGAGCAATGGCTATCCTGGGGAGACAACATGGATCTGGAGCTCATTCGCGACTTCACAGATTCGCTTCGGATTGGACGCGAGCCTTCCGTTACGGGAGAAGACGGCTTGCAAGCGGCCCGAGTGGCGTTTGCGGCTTATGAGTCCGTTCATAAAGGGGGCCCGATCCCGCTGAAGGAGGTTGCAAAGCAGATCGAAGGAGCGAAACAGCATGAACGGAAGGAAGAGACGGCCGAATGA